The following proteins are co-located in the Micromonospora viridifaciens genome:
- a CDS encoding aminoglycoside N(3)-acetyltransferase — protein MIAGAGPARPHTRASLAAQLRALGVRPGGIVLVHAGLRPLGFLCGGPETVLLALRDVLGPDGTVVVPTHTPENSDPAGWTNPPVPADWWPVIRAEMPGFDPAVTPSRFMGALAELVRTSPGARRSDHPHVSFAALGPAAERIVAGHALAGMLGEGSPLARLYELDADVLLLGVDHDSNTSLHLAEYRQPAPPRERCGAAVLTGDGGRKWVWWEDIVLDEGDFGRLGADLEAAGAVRLGPVGDGTGRLMRQRAAVDFAVEWLARNRRTEAA, from the coding sequence ATGATCGCCGGTGCCGGGCCCGCCCGGCCGCACACCCGCGCGTCGCTCGCCGCCCAGCTCCGCGCCCTCGGCGTACGCCCCGGCGGGATCGTCCTGGTGCACGCGGGCCTGCGCCCGCTGGGTTTCCTCTGCGGCGGCCCGGAGACGGTGCTGCTCGCCCTGCGCGACGTGCTCGGTCCGGACGGGACGGTCGTGGTGCCCACCCACACCCCGGAGAACAGCGACCCGGCGGGCTGGACCAACCCGCCGGTGCCGGCGGACTGGTGGCCGGTGATCCGGGCCGAGATGCCGGGCTTCGACCCGGCGGTCACGCCGAGCCGGTTCATGGGCGCCCTGGCCGAGCTGGTCCGCACCTCGCCGGGTGCCCGGCGCAGCGACCACCCGCACGTCTCGTTTGCCGCGCTCGGCCCGGCCGCGGAGCGGATCGTCGCCGGTCACGCGCTGGCCGGCATGCTCGGCGAGGGCTCCCCGCTGGCCCGGCTGTACGAACTGGACGCCGACGTGCTGCTGCTCGGCGTGGACCATGACAGCAACACGTCGCTGCACCTGGCCGAGTACCGCCAGCCGGCGCCGCCTCGCGAGCGCTGCGGCGCGGCCGTGCTGACCGGCGACGGTGGCCGCAAGTGGGTGTGGTGGGAGGACATCGTCCTCGACGAGGGGGACTTCGGCCGGCTCGGCGCCGACCTGGAGGCCGCCGGCGCGGTACGGCTCGGGCCGGTCGGCGACGGCACGGGGCGGTTGATGAGGCAGCGGGCGGCGGTCGACTTCGCGGTGGAGTGGCTGGCCCGGAACCGACGGACGGAGGCAGCATGA
- a CDS encoding DUF6328 family protein, with protein sequence MSKETEKQRWQRNFADLLQELRVAQTGVQILFAFLLTLPFSNGFTRATNFQKNVYILSLLAAAAATAMIISPVAFHRALFRQGRKPELVRYAHRMATGGLAFMLISMVSAVLLITDFVLNRPMAVALTGVAAALFLTFWLILPFARRNWGDGDIDGEDEVLPGD encoded by the coding sequence GTGTCGAAGGAGACCGAGAAGCAGCGTTGGCAGCGCAACTTCGCCGACCTGCTTCAGGAGTTGCGGGTGGCGCAGACCGGGGTGCAGATCCTCTTCGCCTTCCTGCTCACCCTGCCCTTCAGCAACGGATTCACCCGGGCCACCAACTTCCAGAAGAACGTCTACATCCTTTCGCTGCTGGCCGCCGCCGCGGCCACCGCGATGATCATTTCGCCGGTAGCCTTCCACCGGGCGCTGTTCCGGCAGGGCCGCAAGCCGGAGCTGGTCCGGTACGCCCACCGGATGGCCACCGGCGGGCTGGCCTTCATGCTGATCTCGATGGTCAGCGCGGTTCTGCTGATCACCGACTTCGTGCTGAACCGGCCGATGGCCGTGGCGCTGACCGGGGTGGCCGCGGCCCTGTTCCTGACCTTCTGGTTGATCCTGCCGTTCGCCCGGCGTAACTGGGGCGACGGCGACATCGACGGCGAGGACGAAGTGCTGCCCGGCGACTGA
- a CDS encoding antibiotic biosynthesis monooxygenase family protein yields the protein MLVTNRFVVDADGASDFTERAHAALAALAARPGYLRGELLRALDDPTHWCLVTEWESVGAYRRALGGFDVKVTAVPLLARSVDEPSAYETLAGAAPQGEVVIMASDRAADPYR from the coding sequence GTGCTGGTCACCAACCGGTTCGTGGTGGACGCCGACGGCGCGTCGGACTTCACCGAGCGGGCGCACGCCGCCCTCGCCGCCCTCGCGGCCCGCCCCGGCTACCTGCGGGGGGAACTGCTGCGGGCGCTGGACGACCCGACGCACTGGTGCCTGGTCACCGAGTGGGAGTCGGTCGGGGCGTACCGGCGGGCGCTGGGCGGCTTCGACGTCAAGGTCACCGCGGTGCCGCTGCTGGCCCGGTCGGTCGACGAGCCGTCGGCGTACGAGACGCTGGCCGGCGCCGCGCCGCAGGGCGAGGTGGTGATCATGGCCAGCGATCGGGCCGCAGATCCTTACCGCTGA
- a CDS encoding ArsR/SmtB family transcription factor, producing the protein MSSGPAYDAFEGAGELLRALSAPIRLAIVSELAQGERCVHELVDQLGAPQPLVSQHLRVLRGAGVVRGSRRGREIAYALVDEHVAHIVADAVSHAGEGST; encoded by the coding sequence ATGAGCAGCGGACCGGCCTACGACGCCTTCGAGGGGGCGGGGGAGCTGCTGCGGGCGCTCTCGGCGCCGATCCGGTTGGCGATCGTGAGCGAGCTGGCCCAGGGCGAACGCTGCGTGCACGAGCTGGTGGACCAGCTCGGCGCCCCGCAGCCGCTGGTCTCCCAGCACCTGCGGGTGCTGCGCGGCGCGGGCGTGGTCCGCGGCTCCCGGCGCGGCCGGGAGATCGCGTACGCCCTGGTGGACGAGCACGTCGCGCACATCGTCGCGGACGCGGTCAGCCACGCCGGGGAGGGCTCGACATGA
- a CDS encoding DUF6703 family protein, whose product MQRTQSPVLTRLARLNPTAVFLAALALVLVALFAPGPVGGALLLALAALLVWLMAATWPVQRPATRVLRLVILTLLIAAGLAKLL is encoded by the coding sequence ATGCAGCGTACGCAGAGTCCCGTGCTGACCCGGCTGGCCCGGCTCAACCCGACGGCGGTGTTCCTGGCCGCGCTGGCCCTGGTGCTGGTGGCGCTCTTCGCGCCGGGCCCGGTCGGCGGCGCGCTGTTGCTGGCGCTGGCCGCGCTGCTGGTGTGGCTGATGGCCGCCACCTGGCCGGTGCAGCGGCCGGCGACCCGGGTGCTGCGGCTGGTCATCCTGACGCTGTTGATCGCGGCGGGCCTGGCCAAGCTGCTCTGA
- a CDS encoding Fur family transcriptional regulator: MSEQVLRNTRQRTAVSALLAEVEGFHSAQDLHAMLRQRGERVGLTTVYRTLQGLADAGEIDVMRPPGGEHLYRRCSEGHHHHLVCRRCGRTVEVAGPAVERWAERVAAEHGYVEVSHTLEIFGTCPACAG; this comes from the coding sequence ATGAGCGAGCAGGTGCTCCGGAACACCCGGCAGCGGACGGCGGTGAGCGCGCTGCTGGCCGAGGTGGAGGGCTTCCACAGCGCCCAGGACCTGCACGCGATGCTGCGCCAGCGGGGCGAGCGGGTCGGGCTGACCACCGTCTACCGGACGTTGCAGGGGCTCGCCGACGCCGGCGAGATCGACGTGATGCGTCCGCCCGGCGGCGAACACCTCTACCGGCGGTGCAGCGAGGGGCACCATCACCACCTGGTCTGCCGGCGCTGCGGCCGGACGGTCGAGGTGGCCGGGCCGGCGGTGGAGCGCTGGGCGGAGCGGGTCGCCGCCGAGCACGGGTACGTCGAGGTCAGCCACACCCTGGAGATCTTCGGCACCTGCCCGGCCTGCGCCGGCTGA
- a CDS encoding glycine--tRNA ligase encodes MPADRIDAVVSLAKRRGFVFPSSEIYGGTRSAWDYGPLGVELKENVRRQWWKTMVQQRDDVVGLDSAVILARQVWAASGHLAEFVDPLTECQSCHKRFRADHLEEAFESRHGRPPTSLAEINCPNCGNKGTFTEPRMFNGLMKTFLGPVESDEGLHYLRPETAQGIFVNYKNVETVARKKPPFGIAQTGKSFRNEITPGNFIFRTREFEQMEMEFFVEPGTDEEWHEYWLRERWNWYLDLGLSENNLRFYEHPKEKLSHYSKRTVDIEYRFQFGGSEFAELEGIANRTDFDLSTHSKHSGVDLSYFDQTKGERWVPYVIEPAAGLTRAVLAFLLEAYDEDEAPNTKGGVDKRTVMRFDPRLAPVKVAVLPLSRNEALSPKAKQLAADLRKRWVVEFDDSQAIGRRYRRQDEIGTPFCVTVDFDTLDDNAVTVRNRDTMAQERISLDQVERYLLERLPGC; translated from the coding sequence ATGCCAGCCGACCGTATCGACGCCGTCGTCAGCCTCGCCAAGCGCCGGGGCTTCGTCTTCCCCTCCAGCGAGATCTACGGGGGCACCCGATCGGCGTGGGACTACGGTCCGCTCGGCGTGGAGCTCAAGGAGAACGTCCGCCGGCAGTGGTGGAAGACCATGGTCCAGCAGCGCGACGACGTCGTCGGCCTGGACTCCGCGGTCATCCTGGCCCGCCAGGTGTGGGCGGCCAGCGGCCACCTCGCCGAGTTCGTCGACCCGCTGACCGAGTGCCAGTCCTGCCACAAGCGGTTCCGCGCCGACCACCTGGAGGAGGCGTTCGAGTCCCGGCACGGCCGGCCGCCGACCTCGCTCGCCGAGATCAACTGCCCGAACTGTGGCAACAAGGGCACCTTCACCGAGCCGAGGATGTTCAACGGCCTGATGAAGACCTTCCTGGGCCCGGTGGAGAGCGACGAGGGCCTGCACTACCTGCGCCCGGAGACCGCCCAGGGCATCTTCGTCAACTACAAGAACGTGGAGACGGTCGCCCGGAAGAAGCCGCCGTTCGGCATCGCGCAGACCGGCAAGTCGTTCCGCAACGAGATCACCCCGGGCAACTTCATCTTCCGCACCCGCGAGTTCGAGCAGATGGAGATGGAGTTCTTCGTCGAGCCGGGCACCGACGAGGAGTGGCACGAGTACTGGCTGCGGGAGCGCTGGAACTGGTACCTCGACCTGGGCCTCTCGGAGAACAACCTGCGCTTCTACGAGCACCCGAAGGAGAAGCTCTCCCACTACTCGAAGCGCACCGTCGACATCGAGTACCGGTTCCAGTTCGGCGGCAGCGAGTTCGCCGAGCTGGAGGGCATCGCCAACCGCACGGACTTCGACCTGTCCACGCACAGCAAGCACTCCGGCGTCGACCTGTCGTACTTCGACCAGACCAAGGGCGAGCGCTGGGTCCCGTACGTGATCGAGCCGGCCGCCGGCCTCACCCGCGCGGTGCTCGCCTTCCTGCTCGAGGCGTACGACGAGGACGAGGCGCCGAACACCAAGGGCGGCGTCGACAAGCGGACCGTCATGCGCTTCGACCCGCGGCTGGCCCCGGTCAAGGTGGCGGTGCTTCCGCTGTCGCGCAACGAGGCGCTCTCGCCGAAGGCCAAGCAGCTCGCCGCCGACCTGCGCAAGCGCTGGGTGGTCGAGTTCGACGACTCGCAGGCGATCGGCCGCCGCTACCGCCGGCAGGACGAGATCGGCACGCCGTTCTGCGTCACGGTCGACTTCGACACGCTGGACGACAACGCGGTGACCGTGCGGAACCGGGACACCATGGCCCAGGAGCGCATCTCGCTGGACCAGGTCGAGCGCTACCTGCTGGAGCGCCTCCCCGGCTGCTGA
- a CDS encoding Rv0361 family membrane protein, producing the protein MTAPGPAAPPPPSVPPGVPPVPGPPTGPGVLAPPPGPGVAPPFAAPPTEGGRARLWLGLGVGALAVLLCCGGGGAAIVGLAVSNVQAVQEQGRTVTNNYYRALVEKDWSKAYDQLCTDARRRESRPEFEQRVATEPQITGYRVGNVDTQTLTVPVDVTLAGGKREAQTVTLAPDQQTGAVRVCGVS; encoded by the coding sequence ATGACCGCTCCCGGACCGGCCGCCCCGCCTCCGCCTTCCGTGCCGCCCGGCGTCCCGCCGGTACCGGGGCCGCCGACCGGGCCCGGCGTCCTCGCGCCACCGCCCGGCCCCGGGGTCGCCCCGCCGTTCGCGGCGCCGCCCACCGAGGGCGGGCGGGCCCGGCTCTGGCTCGGCCTCGGCGTCGGCGCGCTCGCCGTGCTGCTCTGCTGCGGCGGCGGTGGTGCGGCCATCGTCGGGCTGGCGGTGAGCAACGTGCAGGCCGTCCAGGAACAGGGCCGGACGGTCACCAACAACTACTACCGGGCGCTCGTCGAAAAGGACTGGTCCAAGGCGTACGACCAGCTCTGCACCGACGCCCGCCGGCGCGAGTCCCGACCCGAGTTCGAGCAGCGGGTGGCCACCGAGCCGCAGATCACCGGTTACCGGGTCGGGAACGTCGACACCCAGACGCTGACCGTGCCGGTGGACGTGACGCTCGCGGGCGGTAAGCGGGAGGCGCAGACGGTGACCCTCGCGCCTGACCAGCAGACGGGTGCCGTAAGGGTCTGCGGGGTGAGCTGA
- a CDS encoding acyl-CoA dehydrogenase family protein has protein sequence MTTTQNSRSESADGAGPLPAEAGQVSEKEARQVAEAARETAWDRPSFGKELFLGRFRLDLINPWPRAKPEDVERAEEFLGAFGAYLDSEVDGAAIERDARIPDEVFHGLARLGAFGMKIDRRYGGLGLSNLHYCRALMRAGSVNPAISALLSAHQSIGVPQPLKMFGTPEQKQRFLPRLAAGEVSAFLLTEPDVGSDPARLATTAEPTEDGTGYRLNGLKLWATNGTVATLLVVMARVPAAEGRRGGITAFVVEGDSEGITVERRNAFVGLRGLENSLTRFHDVFVPKENVIGGEGKGLKIALTTLNTGRLSLPAMCVGAGKWSLNVAREWAADRVQWGRPVGEHEAVAKKLAFIAATTYGMESMLDLCCLLADDDRNDIRIEAALVKLYASEMAWKIADELIQIRGGRGYETAESLAARGERPAAVEQLLRDLRINRIFEGSTEIMHLLIAREAVDAHLSVAGDIIDPDAGLGRKAKAGARAGVFYARWLPTLAVGRGQAPGAYHEFGPLAGHLRHVERASRKLARSTFYAMSRWQGKMERKQAFLGRVVDIGAELFAMSAVCVRATAERAEHPEHVELADLFCRQARLRVDELFTGLWSNTDSLDVAAAKRILAGRYASLEEGVVTPPADQPWVARWQPGPSTAEDVRRRIPPVG, from the coding sequence GTGACCACGACACAGAACAGCCGATCCGAGTCCGCCGACGGGGCGGGGCCGCTGCCCGCCGAGGCCGGCCAGGTCTCCGAGAAGGAGGCCCGCCAGGTCGCCGAGGCGGCCCGCGAGACGGCCTGGGACCGGCCCAGCTTCGGCAAGGAGCTGTTCCTCGGCCGGTTCCGGCTCGACCTGATCAACCCGTGGCCGCGCGCGAAGCCCGAGGACGTCGAGCGGGCCGAGGAGTTCCTCGGCGCGTTCGGGGCGTACCTGGACTCCGAGGTGGACGGTGCGGCGATCGAGCGGGACGCGCGCATCCCGGACGAGGTGTTCCACGGGCTGGCCCGCCTGGGCGCCTTCGGCATGAAGATCGACCGGAGGTACGGCGGCCTCGGGCTGAGCAACCTGCACTACTGCCGGGCGTTGATGCGGGCCGGCTCGGTCAACCCGGCGATCAGCGCGCTGCTCTCCGCGCACCAGTCGATCGGCGTGCCGCAGCCACTGAAGATGTTCGGCACGCCCGAGCAGAAGCAGCGTTTCCTGCCCCGGCTGGCCGCCGGTGAGGTGTCCGCGTTCCTGCTCACCGAGCCGGACGTCGGCTCCGACCCGGCCCGGCTGGCCACCACCGCCGAGCCGACCGAGGACGGCACCGGCTACCGGCTCAACGGGTTGAAGCTCTGGGCCACCAACGGCACGGTCGCGACCCTGCTGGTGGTGATGGCCCGGGTGCCGGCGGCCGAGGGACGGCGGGGCGGCATCACCGCCTTCGTGGTGGAGGGCGACAGCGAGGGCATCACCGTCGAGCGGCGCAACGCCTTCGTCGGCCTGCGCGGCCTGGAGAACAGCCTCACCCGGTTCCACGACGTGTTCGTGCCGAAGGAGAACGTGATCGGCGGTGAGGGCAAGGGGCTGAAGATCGCCCTGACCACGCTGAACACCGGGCGGCTCTCGCTGCCGGCCATGTGCGTCGGCGCCGGCAAGTGGTCGCTGAACGTGGCCCGGGAGTGGGCCGCCGACCGGGTCCAGTGGGGCCGGCCGGTTGGCGAGCACGAGGCGGTGGCCAAGAAGCTGGCGTTCATCGCCGCCACCACGTACGGCATGGAGAGCATGCTCGACCTGTGCTGCCTGCTCGCCGACGACGACCGCAACGACATCCGGATCGAGGCGGCGCTGGTGAAGCTCTACGCCAGCGAGATGGCCTGGAAGATCGCCGACGAGCTGATCCAGATCCGGGGTGGCCGTGGCTACGAGACGGCCGAGTCCCTGGCCGCCCGGGGCGAGCGGCCGGCCGCTGTCGAGCAGCTGCTGCGCGACCTGCGGATCAACCGGATCTTCGAGGGCTCCACCGAGATCATGCATCTGCTGATCGCCCGGGAGGCGGTCGACGCGCACCTCTCGGTGGCCGGCGACATCATCGACCCGGACGCCGGGCTGGGCCGCAAGGCTAAGGCGGGGGCCCGGGCCGGCGTCTTCTACGCGAGGTGGCTGCCCACGCTCGCGGTCGGCCGGGGCCAGGCACCCGGGGCGTACCACGAGTTCGGCCCGCTCGCCGGGCACCTGCGGCACGTCGAGCGCGCCTCCCGCAAGCTGGCCCGGTCCACCTTCTACGCGATGTCCCGGTGGCAGGGGAAGATGGAGCGCAAGCAGGCCTTCCTCGGCCGGGTGGTGGACATCGGCGCGGAGCTGTTCGCGATGTCGGCGGTTTGCGTACGGGCCACCGCCGAGCGGGCCGAGCACCCGGAGCACGTCGAGCTGGCCGATCTGTTCTGCCGGCAGGCCCGGCTGCGCGTCGACGAGCTGTTCACCGGGCTGTGGTCAAACACCGACTCGTTGGACGTGGCGGCCGCGAAGCGGATCCTCGCCGGCCGGTACGCCTCCCTGGAGGAGGGTGTGGTCACCCCGCCGGCCGACCAGCCCTGGGTGGCCCGCTGGCAGCCTGGCCCGTCCACCGCGGAGGACGTCCGACGCCGCATCCCGCCGGTGGGGTGA
- a CDS encoding metal ABC transporter ATP-binding protein, translating to MTTPVITVMHGAVGYDGRPVLRDISLTVATGEVVAVLGANGSGKSTLIRTILGLVPLSAGSITLFDRPLRRFRQWHRIGYVPQRLGAGSGVPATVREVVASGRLARRGILRPPGAADRAAVAAALASVGLTDRADDPVATLSGGQQQRTLIARALAGQPELLVLDEPTAGVDAASQEAFAAALRGFVDGGGTVLLVAHELGPLRPVITRAIVIHQGGIAHDGAVPEPAGHHAAPDHDHVHPHGPDEHAGLWS from the coding sequence GTGACCACACCTGTGATCACCGTCATGCACGGGGCGGTCGGGTACGACGGCCGCCCCGTGCTGCGGGACATCTCACTGACCGTGGCCACCGGCGAGGTGGTCGCCGTCCTCGGGGCGAACGGTTCCGGCAAGTCCACGCTGATCCGCACGATTCTCGGGCTGGTCCCGCTCAGCGCCGGGTCGATCACCCTCTTCGACCGGCCGCTGCGCCGGTTCCGCCAGTGGCACCGGATCGGGTACGTCCCCCAGCGCCTCGGCGCCGGCAGCGGCGTACCGGCCACGGTGCGCGAGGTGGTGGCGAGTGGCCGACTCGCCCGACGCGGGATTCTGCGGCCACCCGGCGCCGCCGACCGGGCCGCCGTCGCCGCCGCGCTGGCCTCCGTCGGGCTGACCGACCGGGCCGACGACCCGGTGGCCACCCTCAGTGGCGGGCAGCAGCAACGCACCCTGATCGCCCGGGCGCTGGCCGGGCAGCCGGAGCTGCTGGTGCTGGACGAGCCGACCGCCGGGGTGGACGCGGCGAGCCAGGAGGCGTTCGCGGCCGCGCTGCGCGGTTTCGTCGACGGCGGCGGGACGGTGCTGCTGGTGGCGCACGAGCTGGGGCCGCTGCGGCCGGTGATCACCCGGGCGATCGTCATCCACCAGGGCGGGATCGCCCACGACGGCGCGGTGCCGGAGCCGGCCGGCCATCACGCGGCGCCCGACCACGACCACGTGCATCCGCACGGCCCCGACGAGCACGCTGGACTGTGGAGCTGA
- a CDS encoding metal ABC transporter substrate-binding protein encodes MTNRFPFRAVAAATTAVLALTGVAACSDDGTAGGDPQRVNVVAALYPLQFVVERIGGDAVQVTNLVKPGAEPHDLELNPGQVGQIARAKLVVYLKGFQPAVDEAVAQNAADRSFDVSTVQPLLDATAAVHEHEGEDAGGEHEGEAGGKDPHLWLDPTRLAAVADRVAEQLGEADPARKADFTTRAQALRADLEKLDADFTTGLKTCQRREIVTSHAAFGYLAARYQLTQVGISGLNPDNDPSPQRLADVAKEAREHQATTIFFETLVSPKVADTIAREVGAKTAVLDPLEGLSADNGNADYLSVMRANLQTLRTGLSCS; translated from the coding sequence ATGACCAACCGCTTCCCTTTTCGCGCGGTGGCCGCCGCCACCACGGCCGTGCTCGCCCTGACCGGCGTCGCGGCCTGCTCGGACGACGGCACGGCCGGCGGTGACCCGCAGCGGGTCAACGTGGTGGCCGCCCTCTACCCGCTCCAGTTCGTCGTCGAGCGGATCGGCGGCGACGCCGTCCAGGTGACGAACCTCGTCAAGCCGGGCGCCGAGCCGCACGACCTCGAGCTCAACCCGGGCCAGGTCGGGCAGATCGCGCGGGCGAAGCTGGTCGTCTACCTGAAGGGCTTCCAGCCGGCCGTGGACGAGGCCGTCGCGCAGAACGCCGCCGACCGTTCCTTCGACGTGTCGACCGTGCAGCCGCTGCTGGACGCCACCGCCGCAGTGCACGAGCACGAGGGCGAGGACGCCGGCGGTGAGCACGAGGGCGAGGCCGGCGGCAAGGACCCCCACCTCTGGCTCGACCCGACCCGGCTGGCCGCGGTGGCCGACCGGGTGGCTGAGCAGCTCGGCGAGGCCGACCCGGCCCGGAAGGCCGACTTCACCACGCGGGCGCAGGCGCTCCGCGCCGACCTGGAGAAGCTCGACGCCGACTTCACCACCGGGCTGAAGACCTGCCAGCGACGGGAGATCGTCACCAGCCACGCCGCCTTCGGCTACCTGGCCGCCCGCTACCAGCTGACGCAGGTCGGCATCTCCGGGCTGAACCCGGACAACGATCCCTCGCCGCAGCGACTGGCGGACGTCGCGAAGGAGGCCAGGGAGCACCAGGCCACCACGATCTTCTTCGAGACGCTGGTCAGCCCGAAGGTCGCCGACACCATCGCGCGGGAGGTGGGCGCGAAGACCGCGGTGCTCGACCCGCTCGAGGGGCTGTCGGCGGACAACGGCAACGCGGACTACCTTTCGGTGATGCGCGCCAACCTGCAGACCCTCCGGACCGGGTTGAGCTGCTCGTGA
- a CDS encoding sugar isomerase domain-containing protein: MTVSAEAYLAVVTETIGRVAAGQREGVGRAAELIAESLRADGVVHAFGTGHSEALAMEIAGRAGGLVPTNRIALRDLVLYGGEPADVLGPKLEREPAVAHRLYDLAPIRPQDVFVLASNSGVNGAMVEFASIVKERGHALIAITSAAHSARMTSRHPSGRKLADFADVVLDNGAPYGDATLPLPGGGAVGAVSSITAALLAQQIVAEVVARLLAAGEQPPVYLSANITGGDEHNAELEARYAGRIRRGA; this comes from the coding sequence ATGACGGTGAGCGCCGAGGCGTACCTGGCGGTGGTGACCGAGACGATCGGCCGGGTGGCCGCCGGCCAGCGGGAGGGGGTGGGCCGGGCCGCCGAGCTGATCGCCGAGTCGCTGCGCGCCGACGGGGTGGTCCACGCGTTCGGCACCGGCCACTCCGAGGCCCTGGCCATGGAGATCGCCGGCCGGGCCGGCGGGCTGGTCCCCACCAACCGGATCGCCCTGCGCGATCTGGTGCTGTACGGCGGTGAGCCGGCCGACGTGCTCGGCCCGAAGCTGGAACGCGAGCCCGCCGTGGCGCACCGCCTCTACGATCTGGCCCCGATTCGCCCGCAGGACGTCTTCGTGCTCGCCTCCAACTCGGGCGTGAACGGGGCGATGGTGGAGTTCGCGTCCATTGTCAAGGAGCGGGGCCATGCCCTGATCGCGATCACCTCGGCGGCGCACTCGGCCCGGATGACCTCGCGCCACCCGTCCGGGCGTAAGCTGGCCGACTTCGCCGACGTGGTGCTCGACAACGGTGCCCCGTACGGCGACGCCACCCTGCCGCTGCCCGGCGGTGGCGCGGTCGGCGCGGTCTCCTCGATCACCGCCGCGCTGCTGGCGCAGCAGATCGTGGCGGAGGTGGTGGCCCGGTTGCTGGCGGCGGGGGAGCAGCCGCCGGTCTACCTGTCGGCGAACATCACCGGCGGCGACGAGCACAACGCCGAGCTGGAGGCCCGTTACGCCGGCCGGATCCGCCGGGGCGCCTGA
- a CDS encoding metal ABC transporter permease, which produces MELFQYPYMQRALLAALIIGLAAPALGIYLVQRRLTLIGDGIGHVALTGVGLGLLLNRSPVLVAILVAAVGAVAVELVRARGRTSGDLALALLFYGGIAGGVMLVGLSNSNSAKLNAYLFGSLTTIPPEDMIVIAVLGVAILVAMLALRPALFAVCHDEEYARVSGLPVRTLNLLIAVTTAVTVTIAMRAVGVLLISALMVVPVAAAQQVARGFRSTMATAMLIGLLAAGSGVWVAANANTAPGASVVLMAIAAFVVVAALGAAWRALRRRGAPAGAPAPEPHEVVLNRS; this is translated from the coding sequence ATGGAACTCTTCCAGTACCCGTACATGCAGCGTGCCCTGCTCGCCGCGCTGATCATCGGTTTGGCCGCCCCGGCGCTCGGCATCTACCTGGTGCAGCGCCGGCTGACGCTGATCGGTGACGGGATCGGCCACGTGGCGCTGACGGGCGTCGGCCTGGGGCTGCTGCTGAACCGCTCCCCGGTGCTCGTCGCGATCCTCGTGGCGGCGGTCGGCGCGGTCGCCGTCGAGCTGGTCCGCGCCCGCGGACGCACCTCCGGCGACCTGGCCCTCGCCCTGCTCTTCTACGGCGGGATCGCCGGTGGCGTGATGCTGGTGGGGCTCTCCAACAGCAACAGCGCGAAACTCAACGCCTATCTGTTCGGGTCGCTGACCACGATCCCGCCCGAGGACATGATCGTCATTGCGGTGCTCGGGGTGGCGATCCTGGTGGCGATGCTCGCGCTGCGCCCCGCGCTCTTCGCGGTGTGCCATGACGAGGAGTACGCCCGCGTGTCCGGCCTGCCGGTGCGGACGCTGAACCTGCTGATCGCGGTCACCACGGCGGTCACCGTGACCATCGCCATGCGGGCCGTCGGGGTGCTGCTGATCAGCGCGCTGATGGTGGTCCCGGTGGCCGCGGCGCAGCAGGTCGCCCGCGGGTTCCGCAGCACCATGGCGACGGCCATGCTGATCGGCCTGCTCGCCGCGGGGTCCGGGGTCTGGGTGGCCGCCAACGCCAACACCGCCCCCGGGGCGTCGGTGGTGCTGATGGCGATCGCCGCGTTCGTCGTCGTCGCGGCGCTCGGCGCGGCCTGGCGTGCGCTGCGCCGGCGCGGCGCACCGGCCGGCGCACCCGCACCCGAGCCGCACGAGGTGGTGCTGAACCGATCCTGA